Proteins encoded within one genomic window of Salipaludibacillus agaradhaerens:
- a CDS encoding ABC transporter ATP-binding protein: MSELLAVNNVTGGYHKNKPVLHDITFTVEPNEMVGLIGLNGAGKSTTIKHILGLMEPHKGEVRLAGKTLAENKTTYRQKLAYIPETPLLYEEMTLWEHLELTAMAYGLTEKQFKERADKLLKEFRMTKMINWFPSHFSKGMRQKVMIMSAFLIRPSMYIADEPFVGLDPIGIKSFLDRMLELREEGCGILMSTHILATAEKYCDRFLFLHQGQLIMQGTLKELQMQANMPNAALDDIYVEMTKEDQP, translated from the coding sequence ATGAGTGAATTATTAGCAGTTAATAATGTCACTGGGGGTTATCATAAAAATAAACCTGTGTTGCACGATATTACGTTTACTGTTGAACCGAATGAAATGGTAGGCTTGATCGGTTTAAATGGCGCAGGTAAAAGTACAACAATTAAGCATATTTTAGGATTGATGGAGCCGCATAAAGGTGAGGTGAGATTAGCTGGCAAGACATTAGCAGAAAATAAAACGACTTATCGACAAAAACTTGCGTATATTCCAGAAACGCCACTTTTATATGAAGAAATGACGTTATGGGAACATTTAGAGCTGACTGCAATGGCTTATGGATTAACAGAAAAGCAATTTAAGGAACGGGCAGATAAGTTGTTAAAGGAATTTAGAATGACAAAGATGATAAATTGGTTTCCTAGCCATTTTTCGAAAGGGATGCGACAAAAGGTCATGATTATGAGTGCTTTTCTTATTAGACCTTCTATGTATATAGCAGACGAGCCGTTTGTGGGATTGGACCCTATTGGCATTAAATCTTTTTTGGATAGAATGCTTGAATTGCGAGAGGAAGGCTGCGGAATTCTTATGTCCACGCATATTTTAGCCACTGCTGAAAAATATTGTGACCGTTTTTTGTTCCTTCATCAAGGTCAACTGATTATGCAAGGCACGTTAAAGGAACTGCAAATGCAGGCAAACATGCCGAATGCTGCTCTCGATGACATTTATGTTGAAATGACAAAGGAAGATCAACCATGA
- a CDS encoding HIT family protein: MHKKEDCIFCKIVSGDIPSKKVYEDDHVLAFLDISQVTKGHTLVIPKTHEENIYELSSASAEHVFKAVPKVARAIKNAFLPEGINLLNNNGELAGQSVFHFHVHLLPRYGKGDGFGAVWHDHSSQYSNEDLINIAEKVQEKLY, from the coding sequence ATGCACAAAAAAGAAGATTGCATTTTTTGTAAAATTGTTTCAGGTGACATTCCCTCAAAAAAAGTTTACGAAGATGATCATGTTCTGGCCTTTCTTGACATCAGTCAAGTCACGAAAGGTCATACTCTCGTCATCCCGAAAACACACGAAGAAAATATCTACGAATTATCTAGTGCTTCCGCAGAGCATGTATTTAAAGCGGTCCCTAAAGTGGCTAGGGCAATTAAGAACGCCTTTTTGCCAGAAGGAATTAACTTGCTAAATAACAATGGAGAGTTGGCCGGGCAATCTGTGTTTCACTTCCACGTTCATCTATTACCTCGTTATGGTAAAGGTGATGGGTTTGGAGCTGTGTGGCATGATCATAGCAGCCAATATTCCAATGAGGATTTAATAAACATCGCTGAAAAAGTCCAAGAAAAACTTTATTAG
- the serC gene encoding 3-phosphoserine/phosphohydroxythreonine transaminase codes for MSNVYNFNPGPSPIPAEVLTKAKANMFNYEQSGMAVMEMSHRSPLYEGIHFRAMDQLKDILQIPDEFDILFLQGGASLQFAMIALNFLPEQKKAGYVLTGSWSEKALKEASAIGETTIIASSKDNQYRHIPQTDLTNLPNDTAYVHLTSNNTIYGTQWSQFPDRGKVPVIIDMSSDILSRTIPWENIDMVYAGAQKNAGMSGVTLVIMRKTLLESANNTLPPSLSYKQHADKQSLYNTPPTGAIYITGLVTEWITQQGGIEEMARQAEKKAQMIYDVIDNSNRFYTGHAEPSSRSLMNITFRLPNEELEKKFLTEAKEKGFIGLNGHRSVGGCRVSNYNAVPVEHVIVLKEFMEHFMEQNG; via the coding sequence ATGTCAAACGTTTATAATTTTAATCCTGGCCCAAGTCCAATACCTGCGGAGGTTCTAACTAAAGCGAAAGCTAACATGTTCAACTACGAACAATCAGGCATGGCCGTTATGGAGATGAGTCACCGCAGTCCATTATACGAAGGTATCCACTTCCGAGCAATGGATCAATTAAAAGATATTTTACAAATTCCTGATGAATTTGACATTTTGTTTTTACAAGGTGGAGCTAGTCTACAATTTGCTATGATAGCTTTAAATTTCCTCCCTGAACAAAAAAAAGCTGGCTACGTTTTAACGGGGTCATGGTCTGAAAAAGCTTTAAAAGAAGCATCAGCTATAGGAGAAACAACGATCATTGCTAGCTCGAAAGATAATCAGTATCGCCATATCCCTCAAACAGACCTTACAAATTTGCCTAATGATACGGCTTATGTCCATTTAACATCAAATAACACGATATACGGTACCCAATGGTCTCAGTTCCCTGATCGGGGCAAGGTTCCTGTTATCATTGATATGTCTAGTGATATTCTCAGCCGAACAATACCATGGGAGAACATAGATATGGTTTATGCTGGTGCTCAAAAAAACGCTGGCATGTCGGGAGTAACATTAGTCATTATGAGAAAAACATTACTTGAATCTGCTAATAATACATTGCCCCCTTCTCTGTCTTACAAACAGCATGCAGACAAACAATCATTGTATAACACACCGCCAACAGGTGCTATTTATATAACAGGATTAGTGACTGAGTGGATTACGCAACAAGGTGGCATTGAAGAAATGGCACGACAAGCTGAAAAGAAAGCTCAAATGATTTACGATGTTATTGATAACTCTAACCGCTTTTATACAGGGCATGCTGAACCGTCCTCTCGGTCATTGATGAATATTACATTCCGCTTACCAAATGAAGAATTAGAAAAAAAGTTTCTGACGGAAGCTAAAGAAAAAGGGTTCATTGGCTTAAATGGCCATCGCTCTGTCGGTGGATGTCGCGTATCTAATTATAATGCTGTACCCGTTGAACACGTTATTGTTCTTAAAGAGTTTATGGAACATTTCATGGAACAAAACGGGTAA
- a CDS encoding HTH-type transcriptional regulator Hpr, translating to MEQHPVQSMKQSIMFSHKVAQLSKALWKSIEKDWQTWIKPYNLNINEHHILWIAYQLEGASISDIAKFGVMHVSTAFNFSKKLEERGLLTFSKRQTDKRNTYIYLTAEGESLLIETFETYNPNTHGVYSGSLPIKDLYGKFPEFSELISIVKHIYGPDFISTFEKSLSKIDDDFIEEEGKLIPLQKNKEASS from the coding sequence ATGGAACAGCACCCTGTGCAATCAATGAAACAGTCGATAATGTTCAGTCATAAAGTAGCCCAACTTAGTAAAGCTCTTTGGAAATCAATTGAAAAGGATTGGCAAACGTGGATTAAACCATACAACTTAAACATTAATGAGCACCATATACTCTGGATAGCATATCAATTGGAAGGTGCCTCTATTTCAGACATTGCCAAATTCGGCGTCATGCATGTATCAACTGCTTTCAATTTCTCTAAGAAGCTTGAAGAGCGAGGACTGTTGACTTTTTCTAAACGGCAGACTGATAAACGCAATACTTATATTTATCTTACGGCCGAAGGCGAAAGTTTACTTATTGAAACATTTGAAACATACAACCCAAACACGCATGGTGTTTATAGTGGCTCGCTCCCTATCAAAGATTTATACGGAAAATTCCCAGAATTCTCTGAGCTCATAAGCATAGTGAAACATATTTATGGTCCTGATTTTATATCTACTTTCGAGAAGTCTCTCAGTAAGATTGATGATGATTTCATTGAGGAAGAAGGTAAACTTATCCCTTTACAGAAAAATAAAGAAGCGTCATCATAA
- a CDS encoding DUF3267 domain-containing protein — MNCLKTISVENQFGKLRLSFLSAIIMMGYFLIFFMVFRTFFQNVPLVDHGILFLFFSLIVIMPIHLLLHCFPIWLTGKKATLGVRKRQWPYFYYSTKQPLSKYVSLLSTAAPAFTLTILSIIGAIIFPHLVHYIAMMSAFNMGICVYDYLNFRQIRRAPRQCLIEETRDGFYVLSPAMKDNSPV, encoded by the coding sequence ATGAACTGTTTAAAAACAATCTCAGTAGAGAACCAATTTGGCAAGCTAAGGCTTTCGTTTCTATCCGCCATTATTATGATGGGCTATTTTTTGATCTTTTTTATGGTATTTAGAACGTTCTTTCAAAATGTCCCACTTGTAGATCATGGCATCCTATTTCTTTTTTTCAGCCTTATAGTTATAATGCCTATTCATTTGCTTTTACATTGCTTTCCTATTTGGCTTACAGGCAAAAAAGCCACTTTAGGTGTAAGAAAAAGACAGTGGCCTTATTTTTATTATTCTACAAAGCAACCTTTATCTAAATATGTAAGTTTGCTGTCAACTGCCGCACCAGCGTTTACTCTAACGATTTTATCTATCATAGGCGCCATCATATTTCCGCATCTCGTACATTATATTGCCATGATGTCTGCATTTAATATGGGGATTTGCGTGTATGATTACTTAAACTTTAGACAAATTAGACGGGCGCCAAGACAATGTCTTATTGAAGAAACTCGGGATGGTTTTTACGTTTTATCACCAGCCATGAAAGATAATTCTCCTGTATAA
- a CDS encoding YpmS family protein, which translates to MRTSLNKWRNAFFILTATVVLVIMSAVGWLYFGLPNTSSNDFVPPHITDKEGASFSVETSTEDLNFWLQNKLNNEEGTEFYSIYIDDAVYFEATVDAFGITLPIYMILSPHVTDEGNIELLEESFSVGNISLPSTRVFELIESRTDLPEWISVIPNEQKLYVNVREGMSENVEIKVTSFDLSLDDIAFDIRFIQ; encoded by the coding sequence ATGAGGACATCACTAAATAAATGGCGAAACGCTTTTTTTATATTAACTGCTACAGTTGTTTTAGTCATAATGTCAGCAGTTGGTTGGCTTTATTTCGGGCTACCTAATACATCATCGAATGACTTTGTTCCTCCACATATTACGGATAAAGAAGGAGCCTCATTCTCCGTAGAGACGTCAACAGAAGACTTAAACTTCTGGTTGCAAAATAAGTTGAATAACGAAGAAGGGACGGAGTTTTACAGCATCTATATTGATGATGCTGTATATTTTGAAGCAACAGTAGATGCTTTTGGCATCACCTTACCTATTTATATGATTTTATCACCTCATGTGACTGATGAAGGTAATATTGAACTATTAGAAGAGTCCTTCAGCGTCGGAAACATTAGCCTCCCTTCAACGAGAGTGTTCGAACTGATTGAATCACGGACAGATTTACCGGAATGGATCAGTGTTATTCCAAATGAACAAAAATTATATGTGAATGTAAGGGAAGGGATGTCGGAAAACGTGGAAATAAAGGTAACATCGTTTGATTTGTCATTAGATGACATTGCATTTGATATTCGCTTTATACAGTAG